The Henckelia pumila isolate YLH828 chromosome 2, ASM3356847v2, whole genome shotgun sequence genome includes a window with the following:
- the LOC140882271 gene encoding serine carboxypeptidase-like 51, producing MGKSHFVAPLFAYLVFFIPLFLQVSPAKAAGTEDGSEEWGYAQVRPKAHMFWWYYRSPNRDQDPNKPWPIILWLQGGPGASGVGIGNFEEIGPLDTDLKPRNSTWLSIADLLFVDNPVGTGYSFVEDTKILVKTDYEAATDLTTLLIQVFNRKQSLQTSPLYIVAESYGGKYAVTLGLSVLKAIESGKLKLKLGGIALGDTWISPEDFVFSWGPLLKDVSRLDNSGLEKSNGLAEQIKKELDDGEFEEATESWNELENVITSSSNSVDFYNFLLDSGMDPVSLTTSELSQHIAMKRYSRYLNSLRSTAGGDGDIDSLMNGVIKKKLKIIPKDVLWGGQSDLVFSALEADFMKPRIDEVDELLAKGVNMTIYSGQLDVICSTKGTEAWVSKLKWDGLKSFLSMDRTPLYCGKEKMTKGYFKSYRNLHFYWILGAGHFVPVDQPCVALSMIRGVTKSPVA from the exons CTTGTGTTCTTCATTCCACTTTTTCTTCAAGTATCACCAGCCAAAGCTGCAGGAACTGAAGATGGATCAGAGGAGTGGGGATATGCTCAAGTCAGGCCCA AAGCCCACATGTTTTGGTGGTATTACAGAAGTCCAAACAGGGATCAAGATCCAAACAAGCCATGGCCAATCATTCTTTGGCTGCAGGGTGGACCT GGTGCTTCTGGTGTTGGGATTGGGAATTTTGAAGAAATTGGGCCTTTGGATACAGATTTGAAGCCTAGGAATTCGACATGGCTAAGCATTGCTGATCTCTTATTTGTG GATAATCCTGTTGGGACTGGATACAGTTTTGTGGAAGATACAAAAATTTTGGTGAAAACTGATTATGAAGCCGCCACTGATTTAACTACACTTTTGATTCAAGTTTTTAATAGAAAGCAGAGTCTCCAAACGAGCCCTCTTTATATAGTTGCAGAATCTTATGGAGGAAAATATGCTGTTACCCTTGGATTATCAGTTCTCAAAGCTATAGAATCTGGAAAGTTAAAGCTCAAACTTGGAG GAATTGCATTGGGTGACACTTGGATTTCACCAGAAGATTTTGTG TTTTCATGGGGTCCTCTCCTCAAAGATGTCTCCAGGCTAGACAACAGTGGCCTAGAAAAATCAAACGG TTTGGCTGAGCAAATTAAAAAAGAACTTGACGACGGTGAGTTCGAAGAGGCTACCGAATCCTGGAACGAGCTCGAGAATGTTATTACTTCTAGCAGTAACTCAGTT GATTTCTACAACTTTCTATTGGATTCAGGGATGGATCCTGTATCATTAACAACTTCGGAGCTATCTCAACACATAGCGATGAAGAGATACTCGAGATATTTGAATTCGTTGAGGTCTACTGCGGGTGGTGATGGTGATATTGATAGCTTAATGAATGGTGTGATAAAAAAGAAACTGAAGATTATACCAAAAGATGTTCT ATGGGGTGGGCAATCTGATCTTGTTTTCTCTGCATTAGAAGCAGATTTCATGAAGCCAAGGATCGACGAG GTTGATGAGTTGCTGGCTAAAGGAGTCAATATGACCATTTATAGCGGTCAG TTAGATGTCATTTGCTCCACAAAAGGAACTGAAGCATGGGTGTCAAAGCTCAA ATGGGATGGGCTGAAAAGTTTCTTGAGCATGGATAGAACACCACTTTATTGTGGGAAAGAAAAGATGACAAAGGGTTACTTCAAATCTTACAGGAACTTACATTTCTACTGGATTCTTGGAGCTGGCCACTTT GTACCTGTTGACCAGCCCTGTGTGGCTCTGAGCATGATACGTGGTGTCACTAAGTCTCCAGTTGCATAG